The region AGAACTGATACAAGAAAAATCTACATTGTAACAACAAATAATTGTGAAGCTATTAGCATACTTTAACCAACGGTTTAGCATAAATAGCATTTGGCATACCTTTTCTTTGGTTCCAGCACTTCCAACAACATAACAGCCTAATAATTTTGCAAACTGGCCAACAAGCTGACCAACAGCTCCAGATGCCGCTGAAACAAACACACACTCTCCTTTTTTTGGAGAGCATACCTCATAAAAACCAACATAAGCTGTCATACCTGGCATACCTACAAAATACAAATGCAAAGCAGACTGGTCAGCTCCCAACGTAGCATAATAGTCCCATTAACACTAGACCATAATTCCACTAATTGGGGTCAGCCGAAtgcaacaagaaaaataaagacaagaCTCTTTCAGCTCCCAAATACTTCTACTGGTtggtaaaatatttcaaaacatgatgtATTTATTGGGTTGGAAACAAGATGCATTTATTGCACCTTAATGAAGTGCCCTAGCATTACCTTGAAATAAAATAGCACCAAAAAGGTTAAAGTAATATGAACATAACCAAGATGAAAATATTGCAGTAAACCCAAAAATGAACCAAAGGCATTGGTTTGGTTCAGTTCTTGGGTCTACGGGGATCCATGGACTTCCCTAAATCTATGAAAATGTTTAATATAATCCTTAAATCAAGGAGAATAGTTGACAAGTGGGGAAAACGCACTATAACAGTCTAATGcttatttacaagaataaaataaacattctaagtagtgaaaattatagaggaattaagcaAAGAGACATACTATGAATACTATGAAATTCCAAGAAATGGTAACTGTGCAATGGTTAAAGGAGAAAAACTATGGTCTTTGGAGACCAATTTGGCATTATGCTTACTAAATCAACAACATAAGTTAGCTATACTTATTGAGGTTGTTTGTGGAGAGGTTTTGGAGGATTTGTAGATGATGTTCATAGACTTGAAAAAAGCTTAAAACATCTCAAAGAAGTATTGTGGAGGGATTTAGAGAATGAAAGAGTCTTAATCACTTATAAATAGGTTATTAAAGACAAATATCATCAAGAAAAAACATGTGTTACGACTCGTAGAGGAAATACAAAGGCATTTCCAAACATACAGTTAGATTATATCAAGAATCTATAGTGAGCCCTTAATTCTTTACTCTTTTTGATAGACAAATTCATAGAACACATAAAAATGAGTTGTCTTGCtgtatgttatttgcaaatGGTATTCTCTTAGTGGATGAGACAAAAAAAGGGGTGAATATTAAACTCAAATTATATAGGAATACCTTATAATTCAAAGGCTTTAAGTTGAACAAATTAAGaattgaatatatggaatgtaattttagtaaaaatagaagTGTTGATAATATGGTGGTAAGACTTGAAAACAAGTAATTCTTAGAAAATATCACTTTAGATATCTTGAATcaattatcttttttaaaagaaaaaaaggttaTTGAAGATGTTATTTATAAAAACAATGCAAGATGGCAAAATTTTATGCGATCATAAAATCCCTTTAAAGCTAAAGGGGAGGTTATATTAGGCTATTATAAGACCATTTTTGTTGTATGGTGCAAAAATGTTAAGTAGACATTCTAATTATGAgtaaaatatgaacataaccaAGATGAAAATGTTGAGGTAAATAtgaaatcatataaaaataggacaaaattagaaataagattaTCTATAATGAAGTCAAAATAGTGcatattgaagataaaatgctCAAGATGTAGTTAAAATGGTATAGATATATGATAAGAAGACAAATAAAAGAACTTATGAGGAGAATTGATATGACGGAAGAAGTTTGTAGCAAGTGAGGCAAAGACAAAAAAGGAGGATGAAAAACCCTCAGACACAACATGACATAGAAAAGATATAAGGCATGTGCAAAGATGACTACAGACCTAGAATATACCTTGCCAACCCAATCTACTAGGAATAAGGTTTGTGATGATTAAAaaagtttaatacaaattatgACTGCAGAACATTTTTTGTAGAAGCAAGCATTATAACTAAAGTTCGGAACTTCCAAAGTAATATACAATGTCTCATGGGATGAATTattgattggaataacaaaaatCTTTGCCTTCTGAGATCTTTGGCAATGACTCATGAATTATCCAAAGATAAATTATCCCAAGGATCTAGAGAGGGAAATTAAAGTGTAACCTCTACAATTCACCATGTCAATACAAAATGGGCAAATACACCCCTTGAACTTTGGCTATTTGACTCGAACACCCTCTAAACTTTAATATTGACACAATTAGTCCCTAAACTTTTCCAAAAATTAGCCACAAACACCCCATTTGATACTTACAGTATTAAGTAAATTGACTGTATACCCCTTGAACTTTGAATCTGTGGCCTGGACACCTTctgaacttttatttttcttcaaatcagTCTTAGCCTTTTTGGAACAAGTGATTCACCTTAACCATAGGGATTTAAGTGGTGTTTTAACAATCACATCGTAGAATAGCCTTCTTCAGTCTCTTATATCTCAAAATGCAGCTATTCAGATCTCTTACATTCAAGTTCACATCCACAACCATCAAGTACCAAGCATATAATCAAGAGCTGGGGGGAGATATCCTATTATTCTGAAGAAAGTTCATGATACGCCCTCTTTGATAGATTTTAATCAAGAGCTCTGTTTGTTTTGATAGATAATGGAATTCAAAATAAGGGAGCAAATAGTAACCTTGGAGGGGCAATTATAGTGCATGTAGCTAAAATTGTGCATTAAGGGGCAATCAAGAGCTGGGGAGATTTTAATCAAGAGCTCTATTGTTATGCATGTAGCTAAAATTTTCTTCATGGGCATATGATACAATTATAGtgcaaaaattaagaaaatggcCAAAAGGAAGATAGATTAGGTTCATGCATTCAGTCTATCTATTGaaactttaaaagaaaaaaatccaaaattgttTGCAAGTACCTGCAAGCTTGTTAAAAGAAGAGGGAGTAGTTGCTTCAGACATGAATAGGATCCATTAATGAAAATTTCTAGGTACAAATAACATAATAAGGGAATCAATCTTACCATCTTGGTAAGTTCCAAGAAataagggaagaaaagaaaactttTTTCAGTTTCATATGCTGTTATCATTGTCATGCAATTATATTGCACAAAGAATAGAACAAACACATTCtccttgtaatttatttatagatgCAACAGAACTTTGAGGGAAACAAATGAAATGATCATACCAAGGATTCCTGTGTAATAAGAAAGAGGCACATctgcattttgaattttaaacagcATTTCCGGTGTTGTAATGAGACTGTACTCTTCCCAACCAGTCATTCCCCAAACCAAGTCACCCTTCTTGAAATCAGGATGTGCAGAATCCAATACTCTAGCGACTCCATACCCAGTTATAGTCTGCACAAAAATGAATTAAGGAAAAACACAAATGTAAAGCGATTACAGATGAGGACACAGAAATTCCATAATATTGTAGTTATTATTGAACTTGCCGTGTGGTTGAGTTGGGAACCATAATTCTAATTTCTAAGTTGTGGGCATTCTGTTAATTTGGcaaatatatagatgaagaagAACTTACGGAACCAGGAGTGAAGGAATCGACGTAGCTATCTTGGATGTTGCGCATGCGGCCTCGCATGTAAGGATCACAAGAGAGATACAGATTCTTTACCAAGACTCCCTTATTATTGGAATAATCCTCAGGAAGCTTCAGGCGGACGGTAGCAGTTTGGAGCAACATGTCTGATTCTTTGGGGAAGCCAGTCACGTAATCCCTCAGTATCACTTGCTTGTTCCTCACTTCCTTCTCCTCCGCCATCTCTAACCAAATTCACTCCCCTTCCTGCTGATTGGTCCAAAGGTGAAATCGCCCCCTTCCTGCTGATTGTCTCTATATACGTGTGAGCGAGCGAGTGTGGGCAATAAATGTGAAGGGTGGATATGGTGGAGGGTACCAAATAGGGTGGAGGGTACCAAAGCAACTAAGTGTTTGTTATTGTTATCATAGAACATGTCTACATCACacgatttatttatttaaattactccattatttgaattttgtgttgtGTTGGGTACAAAAGCGACAAAAGAAAGGCGGCCGCTTAGTCAAAAGAGCAACAGTGGGCCTGCCTGCTGGCCGGCCGACGGCAATTCATTTCGTTTCACATTTGGgaaatttttaatcttttaataatttaagaaatttctCTCAATTAGGGTATTTACCCAAAAACTCCTTACAACTTAAAAACATCTTTAAAAACTTTTTGTGATttatcttccttccttccttctcatAAAGCAATCATgcatgtttaaataaaatttaacaaaaatagtaaataaaaaaacacaactttattttcttcctctatttataCATACAAATTTGTGAGTTtacaagagaatatatatatatatatatataggtaaagCATTTTATGTCTCATCTCCTCttctttcctctctctttctctttctttttcgaCAATTGCCTCTCGTCGTTGTTGTCCCATCCTCGTTGCCTTACTGTTGGACTCTTCATTTTTGTAGCAGTCGCCAAGGCGATAAGGATGCAATGGTGAGGTGACGGCAACGAAAAAAATGTGGTGAGAGGCGGTTGTTGGAAAAGAATAGGAGAAATGGGCAAAAAGGTCATTCAACCTCCTATAAACCAACTTGCAAAAATTCTCTTTTTACAAATAGCACAACTCtgcaaagaaattaaattacctTTTAACTTTGCTCGTATCGTAACTTGTTGTTTGAAGACAAAACCATCTTATTTGCATTCTTAACCCACCACATCTATTTCTTGAGATATTTGTCATCTGGATAAGTCTGGAAAGTCAAAGAGGGTGATCAACAGGGTTACCGAAAGAAGGCAAAAAGATGAAATTTCCCCCGCTTAGCCTTCACCTCTCtgctcttctccttctcccatGGCTGCGCGCCCAGCCCTCGCATATTTCCTTTCTCACTTCTCCCATGGCCGTCGACCGCCAATCGCCGCGCCTCGCCGCCTGTCGCTGCATCCAACGACGGGAGGCAAGGAGACGAGGCGAGGCACGGCGAGGCGACGATGTTGGCGGCACGGCGGTGCAGCGATGTGAGGTGAGGCGCGGTGGTCGGCGATCGTGGGAGAAGCAAGAGATGAGAGAGGCGAGGGCTGACAGTGGCATccattgaaaatttgtattttaggTAAGGGTGTTTTGGTCTTTTCAACCATCTTCTGTAAGCCTCTCTATAAGACTGCCTGGCCCTGTAATATAACCCTTGTCATATTGAAGCTACTTTTCTCACATCAATTAATAAAGtatcataaaattttctatatctCTCACATCAATTAAAAgtaacataaaattttctatatctcttgttataatttttttgtgatttggATCAAATCTTTGTTATGCATTTGAAACTAAGGGTGTGTTTAATTGACAtggaaaagatgaaaaataaaatattttctagtcAAATTCCAACTTTGGATGTTTGATTGACaatcttttttttatgaaatttgttttCCACCCAAGTGTAAAAGTGTCCTATTGTTcacaaaaaacaagaaaaatcatttCTGGGAGGAGGGTTCTAGTTTTGATTTTTCAGGGaagttgaaaaatgttttcttttttaccttTTGCAATCAAACACATATTCTAAGAATTTAATCTTGTTTTTGTTTGCCAATTACaatagaaataattataataaacaataattatatttataatattataattattgctcaaaaatagaattattgtaaTACTGTATTTAAATCAACataatagaaatattgaaataaaaaagtaCTGCgtaaggaaaaatgaaagcacaacaaaatttaaagagatGATAACATCGAAACCTGTGtaacatataattttcttaaaacagaTTTGCTACCTCACAGAAGGAGCTAGAGGCTTTTTGGCATTTATTTCCTAGGGTACAACGGTTTACAGATTGAGAAGTTAGTATAAACTTCAAAACCTTATATCGAAGTTGAAcactattaaaattgaaaaacttgAGAATTTTGTAGAATAATTCTTCTGAAAAATTCTTTAGAGAATTCTCTCTAATAATTCCTCTAAGAAATTTCTCTATCTATTTTCTAAAGAAGAACCCTCTATTTATGGAGGAGGAAAattgagagaagaaaagaaaagaaaagaaaaaagaagaagaaggaatgtGGCTAAGAAGTGTCGTGGGAGGATTTCCTTCTTCAATTAATGCATAGTAGACGCTCATAATTTAACGCATAGTAtacttttttgtattttcttcatttcttttacttttataataatataaattatgtattataaTTCACATGCCTCAAAaccattttttaataaatttttcattcacCCAAATATCAATTTGAACATGTAAATATCCAAAATTTCCAACAGTTTTCCCATGGCATCTCCTTTAAAAAAAGAATCTCTTATCTCATacctagggatggcaattgcaaccgaaaccgTGGAGAAttgaaccgaaaccgaaccagTCAACACGGTTAAAAACTGTTTGACTGGGTAATAGTTTGGTTTGGAAaaaaaccgaacactgtttcaatgggtatgatttggttatggttttcactaaatccaaaTTAAAACCCGAACCAAAtaaacatatacataatatatatatttatttaatatattatatatacctataatatatatattgactaatgcatttttgACAAGTATTTTAAccaatgcattacaaatatataaaatatttaacatttataaagtaattaacaaataaaaataaaacataatcttaaattattttatttttatcaatcaaataattattaataaacataactaattaaatatttttaaaaaataaaacctgCGCGGGTGATGCCCCACATAtggatcaaaataaaaaaatcatggttaaaacAAAAACCGAACTGAAACCCAATAATTTgattatagtttttaatttttaaaactaatgcGTAAtagttttttataatttaaatttaatttaattataattttagtaaaaactaaaactaaatcaaATCATTACCAACTCTAGTCATACCTTGCTCATTCTCCACATTGGAGGGTTTTTTTTCCCAGCCCTACTTCGTGGGCTTGCCAAAACTTGATCCTTAGGTACACACCAACACTTAGGTGGTGGCCTTAGCTTTCCTGGCTAGGGGTGAAATCAAGTTTCTACCTTCAAAGCGAAACTCTTGACTATTCCTCAAAAACTGCCAAACTTGAACCTTGACTTGGGCACTTTGACTGAGGACCTTGTGATGGATGCCCTAGTCCTCAGAAGGTGATTTTACGCCTTGCTACTACGAGATAGAAGGGAAAAATcagaatatttaagaaataaaggtCTCTTTGTATTAATTTACTTGATGATTACAAATGAGTTAGGCTAACATTTTATATAGTGGTTGTACGTGACCTTTCAAAGAGATACAACTTGTAAAAGAAAAGACATGACtgctgaaaatgaaaatatgaaaccATTGGTCTCAGTAGTTATTGGCAGTTATGGGCGGTTGCTGGCAATGGGTGCCCAGGCTGACTAGCAGTGGGCGTGC is a window of Diospyros lotus cultivar Yz01 chromosome 10, ASM1463336v1, whole genome shotgun sequence DNA encoding:
- the LOC127812264 gene encoding 2-alkenal reductase (NADP(+)-dependent)-like; its protein translation is MAEEKEVRNKQVILRDYVTGFPKESDMLLQTATVRLKLPEDYSNNKGVLVKNLYLSCDPYMRGRMRNIQDSYVDSFTPGSTITGYGVARVLDSAHPDFKKGDLVWGMTGWEEYSLITTPEMLFKIQNADVPLSYYTGILGMPGMTAYVGFYEVCSPKKGECVFVSAASGAVGQLVGQFAKLLGCYVVGSAGTKEKVDLLKNKFGFDEAFNYKEEEDLDAALKRYFPNGIDIYFENVGGKMLDAVLVNMNLHGRIAVCGMISQYNLEQTDGVHNLSYLITKRIRMEGFIVFDYYHQYPKFLDMILPNIKEGKVAYVEDIAEGLEAAPEALIGLFSGRNVGKQVVVVARE